The Chaetodon auriga isolate fChaAug3 chromosome 22, fChaAug3.hap1, whole genome shotgun sequence genome contains a region encoding:
- the LOC143314717 gene encoding uncharacterized protein LOC143314717, with amino-acid sequence MQDWSDLQCDEGLTSAGVLRPLTAGGISERCDSAGKVQENKSDQSEGGSGSPSSWIVDPSPSYNMLRSTSSPCSSTNEGGPAEEESNYPGWRDQIESSGGGRRPGSLDGSAEERDRRMEERKTKVLNMLSKLQDDAPHQPNGSKGRSNFEDFDFLAKFCIFSQEKLAEYKRAFEAEDSDGDGYISCLQVLLALKNIIPPELLSEEEEIYVYRILEMVDFRVTDGLVDLRLFAVISSLAQKIATMDEFMRSLISDMDFRSLEVRLFKAKQLFLFLLEEQRGDAGAQRGFISAEQLLLELKAGGIHLEQEAAIRLELQHIPPLDLLDFLAYLPLFMLIHKSVISNPLDDSSNL; translated from the exons ATGCAGGACTGGTCCGATTTGCAGTGTGATGAAGGACTGACTTCAGCAG GTGTTTTGAGGCCCCTCACAGCTGGCGGCATCTCTGAAAGGTGTGACTCTGCAGGGAAAGTCCAGGAAAACAAATCG GATCAGTCTGAAGGGGGATCGGGGTCACCGTCTTCGTGGATCGTAGACCCGTCTCCATCGTACAACATGCTCAGATCCACCTCTTCTCCCT GTTCCAGCACAAACGAAGGGGGCCCCGCTGAGGAGGAGTCCAATTATCCAGGATGGAGGGACCAAATCGAGTCCtcagggggaggaaggaggccCGGGAGTCTGGACGGCAGCGCTGaagagagggacaggaggatggaggagaggaaaacaaaggtgCTGAACATGCTTTCCAAACTGCAGGACGATGCGCCGCATCAGCCGAATGGCAGCAAAGGTCGCTCCAACTTTGAGGACT TCGACTTTTTGGCAAAGTTTTGCATTTTCAGTCAGGAGAAGTTGGCTGAGTACAAAAGAGCTTTTGAAGCC GAGGACAGTGATGGTGACGGCTACATCTCCTGCCTTCAGGTTCTGCTTGCTCTTAAAAACATCATCcctccagagctgctgtctgaggaagaggagatctACGTCTACAGG ATCCTGGAGATGGTGGACTTCAGGGTGACAGATGGGCTCGTAGACCTGAGGCTCTTTGCTGTGATCTCTAGTCTGGCACAGAAAATAGCCACCATGGA CGAGTTTATGCGATCACTGATCAGCGACATGGACTTCCGCTCGCTCGAAGTGAGGCTCTTCAAAGCGAAG CAACTGTTCCTGTTCCTCCTGGAGGAGCAGCGAGGAGACGCCGGAGCTCAGCGGGGCTTCATCAGCgcagagcagctgcttctgGAGCTGAAGGCCGGGGGGATCCATCTGGAGCAGGAGGCCGCCATcagactggagctgcagcacatccCTCCCCTGGACCTGCTGGACTTCCTGGCCTACCTGCCCCTCTTCATGCTCATTCACAAGTCGGTCATCTCCAACCCACTCGACGACTCCAGCAACCTCTGA
- the ascl1a gene encoding achaete-scute homolog 1a, with protein MDLTTKMEINISQQQLMPPACFFSSAAAQSIQLSPSGSSQSSGKSGSKQPKRQRSSSPELLRCKRRLNFAGFGYSLPQQQPHAVARRNERERNRVKLVNNGFATLREHVPNGAANKKMSKVETLRSAVEYIRALQQLLDEHDAVSAAFQSGVLSPTMSQGYSADMNSMAGSPVSSYSSDEGSYDPLSPEEQELLDFTNWF; from the coding sequence ATGGACCTCACAACCAAGATGGAAATTAACATCAGCCAGCAACAGCTGATGCCGCCCGCTTGCTTCTTTTCCTCCGCGGCGGCGCAGAGCATCCAGCTGAGCCCCAGCGGCAGCAGCCAGAGCAGCGGGAAGTCGGGGTCCAAGCAGCCCAAGAGGCAGCGTTCCTCCTCTCCGGAGCTGCTGCGGTGCAAGCGGAGGCTGAATTTCGCGGGTTTCGGCTACAGTCTtccgcagcagcagccgcaCGCAGTGGCCCGGAGGAACGAGAGGGAGCGTAACCGAGTGAAACTGGTGAACAACGGCTTCGCCACCCTGCGGGAGCACGTCCCCAACGGCGCAGCCAACAAGAAGATGAGCAAAGTGGAGACGCTGCGCTCAGCCGTGGAGTACATCCGcgccctgcagcagctgctggacgaGCACGACGCGGTGAGCGCGGCGTTTCAGTCCGGCGTCCTGTCGCCCACCATGTCGCAGGGATACTCCGCTGACATGAACTCCATGGCAGGTTCACCGGTGTCCTCCTACTCATCCGACGAGGGCTCCTACGATCCCCTCAGTCCAGAAGAGCAGGAACTGCTGGACTTCACCAACTGGTTCTGA